A genomic stretch from Xenopus laevis strain J_2021 chromosome 6S, Xenopus_laevis_v10.1, whole genome shotgun sequence includes:
- the LOC121395069 gene encoding posterior protein-like has translation MANEILALLKMKGIAENKAEQWRNEKAQFRENLEKFGESLIVAASTPEDHISELEELREKVELLAKQNDLLEEKLKDCEERCRLREQQVISLESKAGYELNVPVSVCPVTEQEIKYGEQGIRPQTLPIPSLFSLHSECARQINNTHVPTDNNIHSNSVALKIQEVISLTQILGKFDTNLSPISLSNKLEAVVKQYNLGNKDACALLRAWLPYQLAAELRLLVGKHIGTLSNINENWGGTTERLRELQRILGGRDTRGKNALENARYRKGDDPMLFCTDYLSLYKVVFNCPDMLPDEPNFLYSMANKCNVDHNTRTALRYTTSFNNFINTLRDWSQESFEFQRHISVASKNHQSRRFPRKCNGCGKYGHIARFCRISTKQHDNYPIYSIERQEGDAQENLNDYLLDHSPPPEPDTVVSSDNIDTGSNSAGDQKESQNEPKREFHIPP, from the coding sequence ATGGCTAATGAAATATTAGCATTATTAAAGATGAAAGGTATTGCTGAGAATAAGGCAGAACAGTGGAGAAATGAGAAGGCCCAGTTTAGAGAAAACTTGGAAAAGTTTGGTGAGTCACTTATTGTAGCAGCTAGCACTCCTGAAGATCATATTTCAGAATTAGAAGAACTGAGGGAGAAGGTGGAACTGTTAGCTAAACAGAATGATTTGTTAGAAGAAAAGTTGAAGGATTGTGAAGAGAGGTGCAGGCTCAGAGAACAACAGGTGATTTCATTAGAAAGCAAGGCTGGATATGAACTAAATGTCCCAGTAAGTGTCTGCCCTGTTACTGAGCAAGAGATAAAATATGGAGAACAAGGTATAAGACCACAAACATTACCTATTCCATCTCTCTTTAGCCTCCATTCAGAATGTGCTAGACAAATCAATAATACACATGTGCCAACTGATAATAATATTCATTCAAACTCAGTAGCACTGAAAATACAAGAGGTTATAAGTTTGACACAGATATTGGGAAAGTTTGACACTAATTTATCCCCTATTAGCCTTTCCAATAAATTGGAAGCTGTGGTCAAACAATATAACCTTGGAAATAAAGATGCATGTGCCTTGCTTAGAGCATGGCTCCCATATCAGTTGGCTGCAGAACTTAGGCTTCTGGTTGGTAAGCACATTGGGACATTGTCCAATATTAATGAAAATTGGGGAGGTACCACTGAAAGGTTAAGAGAGTTGCAAAGGATTTTGGGTGGGCgtgatacaagaggtaaaaatGCATTGGAGAATGCAAGGTATAGGAAAGGAGATGATCCAATGTTATTTTGCACTGATTACCTCTCCCTATATAAAGTTGTTTTCAACTGCCCTGATATGTTGCCAGATGAGCCCAATTTCCTCTACTCAAtggcaaataaatgtaatgttgatCACAATACAAGAACTGCCCTTAGGTACACCACCTCATTCAACAACTTCATAAATACACTTAGGGATTGGTCTCAGGAGTCTTTTGAATTCCAGAGACATATTTCTGTTGCTTCTAAGAACCACCAAAGCAGGAGATTTCCACGGAAATGTAACGGTTGTGGTAAGTATGGTCACATTGCTCGATTTTGCAGAATTTCTACCAAACAGCATGATAATTACCCAATCTATTCAATAGAGAGACAAGAGGGGGATGCGCAGGAAAATCTAAATGATTATCTCCTTGACCATAGCCCTCCCCCAGAGCCTGACACTGTTGTCTCCTCTGATAACATAGACACAGGTTCCaatagtgcaggagatcaaaaagagagCCAAAATGAGCCCAAAAGGGAATTTCACATACCTCCctga